The following coding sequences are from one Lycium ferocissimum isolate CSIRO_LF1 chromosome 3, AGI_CSIRO_Lferr_CH_V1, whole genome shotgun sequence window:
- the LOC132049070 gene encoding secreted RxLR effector protein 161-like encodes MGEASYVIGIEIFRDRSQRLLGLSQKAYINKVLERFRMEKCPSSPVPIHKGDKFSLNKCPKNELEQKQMKDIPYASIVGSLIYAQTCTRLDISFAVRMLGRYQSNPGMDHWKTAKKVLRYLQGTKYYMLTCRRFDHLDVVGYSYSDYAGCVDIRKSTFGYLFLLAGEAISWKSAKQSVIAASTMEAEFMACFEATVQANWLRNFISGLGLVDSIIEAWKLYCDNSNNSLASLKTTSIQRVLSIWN; translated from the coding sequence atggGAGAGGCATCCTATGTGATTGGGATAGAAATATTTCGGGATAGGTCACAAAGATTGTTGGGGTTGTCTCAAAAAGCCTATATTAATAAAGTGCTAGAGAGATTTAGAATGGAAAAATGCCCATCAAGTCCCGTTCCAATTCATAAAGGAGATAAATTTAGTCTCAATAAATGTCCAAAGAATGAATTGGAACAAAAGCAAATGAAAGATATTCCTTATGCATCAATAGTTGGGAGCTTAATATATGCCCAGACATGTACGAGACTAGACATCAGTTTTGCTGTTAGGATGCTAGGCCGATATCAAAGTAATCCAGGAATGGACCACTGGAAGACCGCAAAGAAAGTATTGCGATACTTGCAAGGAACGAAATATTATATGCTCACTTGTAGAAGATTTGATCATCTTGATGTGGTTGGATATTCATATTCAGATTATGCTGGTTGTGTGGACATAAGAAAATCCACATTTGGTTATTTGTTCCTGTTAGCTGGAGAAGCAATATCGTGGAAAAGTGCGAAGCAGTCTGTTATAGCTGCATCCACTATGGAAGCTGAGTTTATGGCATGCTTTGAGGCCACAGTTCAAGCTAATTGGCTGCGGAACTTTATTTCAGGACTTGGACTAGTCGACAGTATTATCGAGGCGTGGAAACTTTATTGTGATAACTCTAACAATAGTCTTGCTTCTCTAAAAACGACAAGTATTCAAAGGGTGCTAAGCATATGGAATTGA
- the LOC132049072 gene encoding protein FANTASTIC FOUR 3-like, with translation MSQGLQSCLDPQILEPHVLMNKMSPPISKISPQDNWSFTQILNNPTSYNYQPDNKENAIYIHPSTKLSSSVMSTRSLDMCTEILGSESGSFLSESMDERDSSRGVQRSKCREFKKRIKKTVDFPPPLTSISGMERVRVKSHREGSRLVLRAVSISACSSYFQAERANGTLRLSWLKKGLTSLKNDSTSYVEDKVEQITEVENVEEAGDGYWKEANSCPKLRSEIGVPRPRRCTEKSRSRSKGISNWGQFWVAIS, from the coding sequence ATGTCTCAAGGGCTGCAATCTTGCCTAGACCCTCAAATTCTTGAACCACATGTTCTAATGAACAAAATGTCTCCTCCCATATCAAAAATTTCTCCACAAGATAACTGGAGCTTCACGCAAATCCTCAACAACCCTACTTCCTACAATTATCAACCCGATAATAAAGAAAACGCCATCTACATTCACCCCTCAACGAAGCTATCTTCATCCGTTATGAGCACGAGAAGCTTGGATATGTGCACGGAGATCTTAGGGAGCGAATCGGGTAGTTTTTTGAGTGAAAGCATGGATGAAAGAGACAGTTCTCGTGGCGTTCAACGATCAAAATGTCGAGAGTtcaagaaaagaataaagaagacGGTGGATTTTCCGCCTCCATTGACATCAATCAGTGGAATGGAAAGGGTTCGAGTAAAATCTCATCGTGAAGGCAGTCGTTTAGTTTTAAGAGCTGTAAGCATCTCTGCTTGCAGCTCTTATTTCCAAGCTGAGCGTGCAAATGGCACGCTCAGACTTTCTTGGTTAAAAAAAGGTCTTACTAGCCTGAAAAATGACAGTACTAGTTATGTAGAAGATAAAGTTGAACAAATTACTGAAgttgaaaatgttgaagaagctGGTGATGGTTATTGGAAAGAGGCAAATAGTTGCCCAAAATTAAGAAGTGAAATTGGGGTTCCAAGACCAAGAAGGTGCACAGAAAAAAGTCGAAGTAGAAGTAAAGGGATTTCAAACTGGGGCCAATTTTGGGTGGCCATTTCCTAA